A genomic window from Silene latifolia isolate original U9 population chromosome Y, ASM4854445v1, whole genome shotgun sequence includes:
- the LOC141632439 gene encoding uncharacterized protein LOC141632439, translated as MATKNNVVAFQYPRLTKENYDKWSLIMKTVLGAQGFWENVEKGYTEHDVAVMLNQSQKEASQNERKKDKNALMVIHQGLDDDMFKKVANATSSKQAWDTLQKFFEGVSRVKKVRLQNLRGEFKKLEMLDKKSISDYFGRVLNIVNQMKRLGESMQDCRVVEKILHSVNSDFNHVVVVIEELNKDLESMTIDELSGSLQAHEQ; from the coding sequence ATGGCAACAAAAAATAATGTAGTAGCATTTCAATATCCAAGGCTTACGAAAGAAAATTATGATAAATGGTCTCTAATAATGAAAACAGTTCTTGGAGCGCAAGGATTCTGGGAAAATGTTGAGAAAGGTTATACAGAACATGATGTTGCAGTCATGTTGAATCAAAGTCAAAAGGAAGCATCTCAAAATGAGAGAAAAAAGGATAAAAATGCACTTATGGTCATTCATCAAGGATTGGATGATGACATGTTTAAGAAAGTTGCAAATGCAACAAGTTCCAAACAAGCTTGGGATACTCTTCAAAAATTTTTTGAAGGAGTAAGTAGAGTGAAGAAGGTACGTCTTCAAAATTTAAGAGGAGAGTTTAAAAAACTTGAGATGTTGGATAAAAAATCCATCTCAGATTATTTTGGAAGAGTCTTGAACATTGTAAACCAAATGAAAAGGCTTGGTGAATCAATGCAAGATTGTCGCGTAGTTGAGAAAATACTGCATTCTGTTAATTCTGATTTCAACCACGTAGTAGTTGTTATTGAAGAGTTGAATAAGGACTTGGAATCTATGACGATTGATGAGTTAAGTGGGTCCCTCCAAGCCCATGAACAATGA